TCAAAATCCTATTAATAAAATTTATTTTAGCAACAAAGCATCACAATTATTAATTGCTGAGTTGCTTTTTGATGCACTGGTTTCAATTGATAGCGATATTGAAAAAAAATACAAAAAGTCAAAAGATATGCATTCATTATGAATCGATTTTATAAACCTAAAAAAATAATTAAACCCTTATTCGAAATATTGAAATTGGTATTTCGAATTTTAATTTAATCTCTTACAAAAAAGTGTCAAAAGTGTTGACACAATTTGTTTTATTCAAACTTATTTCCAAGTTGCAAGACAAAAATTTATAAATATGCCTATAAATAAGAAGTTTTGGTAAATTTGCACTAGCCTATTACAATGATAGAATATGGTTTATTTGCAAAATTCAAAAAGTGTCAACAGTGTTGACACAATTCAAATTTATATGTTTTTAGTTGCTATTTAACTCTCGCCCGGATGTGGAACAATTTCCTTTTAAAACAAATAGGCCTAAAAAATAGTATAATTTAAATAAGCACTTTCAATTGAAATTGCTTATTTTTTAAAATAGAGAGCAATTTAATTAAAGGAGTACATAATGGAAAAAGAAAGATATCTTTTTGCAATTGATCTTGACGGAACTACTTTGCGTTCAAGTCAAACCGGTGAAATTCACGATACAACAGTAAATGCAATTAAAAGAGCAACAGCTGAAGGACATATTGTTTGTATTTTAACTGGTAGACCTTGAAGAAGTACTAAATTTATTTATGATGAACTTGGGCTTAAAACTATCGTAAGTAACTACAATGGAGCTCACATTCACCACCCTTATGAATATGAGTTCATTCCATACATTAAATATTTAAACTTAAATGAAGCATTATATATTCTTGGGGATGAAAAAGTTCAAGCAGAACTTACAAATATCGCTATTGAAGGACCTGACTGAGTACAACTTCAACACCGTGATCCAAATTTAGAAAAAGTGTTTGGATTTGAAAATACACCTAAATTTAAAGAAGGACTTGATTTTCACAAGCTCCCCCTTATGCCTACAGGAATCATTTTTGACGTTAAACAAACAACAGATGTTGAAAAACTTAGAAAATACCTTAAAGCTCGTTATGGAGATTTAGCTGAATTTTCATATTGATCAAAAGGCGAAGGGCTTTCACCAGTATTTGACATGACTAACATTACAGCTAATAAAGGTAAAGCTTTGAGTATGCTTATTAGATATTACGATATCAAAGTTGAAAACACAGTTGCTATTGGTGATGGATTTAATGATGTTCCAATGTTTAAAGTGGCTAACGTTTCAGTGGCTATGGCTAATGCAACAAAAGAAGTTAAAAAATATGCTAGTGTTAAAATAAGTAAAACTAACAAAGAAGGTGGAGTGGGTTGATATATTAATAAGTTTCTAGATAACCCAGAAGCTGAAATTAATAAAAGTAGCATTTTTAAACAAAAATTATCTAAATCAGTAGAAATTGAATAATGAAATATTTTGACAATCTTAATCACCTAAATTTAGCTACTAGAAATGTAGTAGGAGTAGATGAAACTGGAGTAGGCGATTATTTTACGCCGCTAATTGCTGCAGCAGCATTTTTACCTAACCATTTAACTGAGTGAGCTAAAAAAATTGGTGTTAAAGATTCAAAGAAACTATCACAAAAACAAATAAATGAAATTGCTCCTATTTTAATTAATACCATTCCACATTCTGTATATACACTTACACAAAGTGGTTATAACTCTTTAAGTAAGGTTTATAACGCTAATGAAATGAAGTTTTTTGCACATCAAAAAGCTATCAATTTGCTCGTTGATCGTTATAACCTTAGAGTTAATCATGATATTGATTTAATTATCATTGATCAATATTCAACAACTAATTCAATTCTTAAATATGATAATAAGATCTTAAAATTAAACAATTGAGCTAAGCTGCAAGATTATGAAATTGACACTTTACTTATTAATAAAGCAGAAGAAGTTCATCTTTCTGTAGCTTGTGCTTCAATTATTGCTCGCTACACATTAAATTTAAAAATGCAAGAGCAATCTCAAAAATGAAACTTTAACTTTCCTCTTGGAGCTTCTTCTAAAACTAAAGAAGCTGTCAGTGAATTTACCTTAAAATTTGGTGAGAAAGCTCTTGGAGAGGTTGCAAAACTTAATTTTAAAAAATAATCTAGGCCTGTTAACCTAGATTATTTTTTAAACTTCAATTAAAGAAATAACTTCTGTTTCCTTACCTAAAAGTTCACGACCTTTAAGTTCTTTAAGTTCTAATAAAACAATGATTTTTGAAACAATTGCACCTTGAGATTCAAGCAGTTTAATAATTGCTTTAGTTGTTCCACCAGTTGCAAGAACATCATCTACAATAGCTACTTTTTGCCCTTTTTGGATAAATCCTTTTTGGATTTCCAAAATGTTGCTTCCGTATTCTAAATCATAATTCATTGAGATAACTTCACCAGGAAGTTTATGTGGTTTTCTCACCATTAAAAATGGTTTTTTTAATTGAGCAGCTGTAGGAGTACCAAATAAGAATCCACGAGCATCTGGTCCTACAATTACATCAACATCCTTACAATGACTTGCAATTTGGTCAATTGTATAACTAAGTGCTTCCCCATTTGCAAGGAGTGGAGAAATATCTTTGAATAAAATTCCTGGTTTTGGAAAATCTTTTACATCTCTAATTAATTTTTTAATATCCATCATTTACCTTCTAATTTACACGTACATCTTCATAAAATTCTAGTAAATCATCTTCTTCAATGTCATTAAATCCTTTAATATGACATCCAAAGTCTTTACCTTTAACAACTTCTTTAGCATCATTAAGTTCACGTTTAAGTGAGTCAAGCACACCTTCATGAATCATTTTGCCCTTGCGGTAAACTTTAACTTTTGAACCAGCTTTAACTACACCAGTATCTTGAAGACACCCTGCAATTTTTCCAACTTTTGAGTAGAAAAATACTTTAATAATGTGAGCTTCACCAATTTTTCTTTCTTCATAAACTGGAGCTTTTTCTCCATCAAGCGTAGTTTGAATATCATCTACAATTTTGTAAATAACGTCATGAGCAATTAATTGCACACCTTGGTTTAAAGCATTTTGCTTAATTGCAGGTTGCAATTTTAAGTTAAATGCAAAAATAACTGCATTAGAAGCTTGAGCTAAAAGTAAATCACTTCCGTTAACATCACCAGCTGCAGCTGAAATAACATTAACCATAGCTTCATCATTTTCAAGTCCATGAATTTGACCTTTAATAGCTTCACTAGTTCCATGAACGTCAGATTTAATAATTACATTAATAACTTTTTTACCTGAGTTGTTCATGTTTGCACGTGAGTTCATTGAGTTAATTTTGTCAAATTGTTCTTTTTGACTAGCAAGTCTTTTAGCTAATTTTTCATCAGACATACCAATAAAACGATCACCAGCATTTGGAGCATAATTTAAACCACTAATTCTAGCAGGTGCTCCTGGTTCAACTTTTTCAAGGGTATTTCCATAGCTATCTTGAATTGATCTAACACGACCATATTTAGAACCAGCAAGTAAGAAATCACCTTTCATTAAGGTTCCATTTTCTACAATAATGGTAGAAACTGAACCAACTCCACGATCAATTTTTGATTCAATAACTGTACCAATTGGGTATCTTGAAGGGTTAGCTTTTAAATCTAAAAGTTCGCTAAGAAGCATAATGGCATCAAAAAGCTCATTAAGACCTTCACCTTTAAGTGCAGATCCATAAACAATTTGTGTATCACCACCATATTCTTCAATAACAACTTCGTTTTCAGCAAGTTCCCCTTTAATTCTATCTAAGTCTTTATTTGGTTTATCCATTTTATTAACAAAGACAATAATTGGAACATTGGCTGCTTTAGCATGTGAAATAGCTTCCTTAGTTTGAGGCATAACTCCATCATCAGCTGCCACTACTAAAATAACAATATCAGTTACTTTAGCACCTCTAGCACGCATCATTGTAAAAGCTTCATGCCCTGGAGTATCAATAAAGGTAATCTTATTTCCTTTATGCTTGATTTGATATGCTCCAGTATGCTGGGTAATTCCGCTGCTTTCACTAGCTACAATATTTGAATTTCTAATTTTGTCAATCAGAGTTGTTTTTCCGTGGTCAACGTGTCCCATAACAGTAATAATTGGTGCTCTTTTGACCAAGTTTTTTTCATCATCGATAATTACAAGCTCATCTAAAAAGTTTGTACCATCAACATTGGTTTCCTTTTTAAAATCAAATCCATATTCTAAGCAAAGCTCAGCAATTTCCTCTTCTTCCAAAATTTGGTTCAAGGTATACATTTGACCTTTTAAAAAGAATTTTTTAATAATTTCATTAGCGTTAATTTTGGTTTTTTCAGCAAAGTCACTAATTGATAGTTTTCCAGTAAATGTAAAAACTCCATCTTTAAGTTCTGTTTTAGTTGTAGATAGTTGTTCTTTAACATCCTGTACGTTACTAATTCTTGTATTTTTCTTGCTCATTTAGTACCTCCTGAATGATTGTGTCTATTTTGTCATATGTCTCTTTTGAAACATTTGTGCGAAAAGCACAGTTTAAGGCTTTGGTTTTTTTAGCTTTAGCTCAATTTTCAGCATTTAAAAGCATATAGCAACCACGCCCTTTTAAAGTGCGATCTAAATCTAGATTCACTTCATTTTTACTTTTGTTGTAATCAAAACGAATTAAAAGTTCATGATTAACGATCTCGTTTGTGATAATGCATTTACGGGTGTATGAAATTTTATTCATCTCATTCATCTTCGAATTCCCTTAAGTCTAAATTTCCATCTAAACCGTAGTTAGCTAAATCATTATCAACTTTGAAACCTTTAAGTTCAACTTTAGCTTTCTTGTATTTTTCAACAGGTTTTTTAGCGGTAGGAGCTTCTTGTGCTGTTTCTGCTTTAGCTTCAGTTTCTTCTTCTTCTTTGGTAAGTAATTCTTCAAAGTCAATTTGTTCAATGAAATCGTATTCATCTTCGTCTTCAACTTCAATTTGAATGTTTTCTGGACTAAATCAGTTTTCGATTTCATTTTCATTTAATTTAGTTTGAGCTTTTGGTTTAGCTTTTACTTCTTTTACTGGCTCATTTACAAGTTCATCAGTGAAACTTTCCATGAAGTTTTGAACATCAGCTTTGAAATCTTGAAGATCAATTTCGATGTTGTCAAAGTATTGTGAACGAGCTTTTTTAGTTCTATCATTTTTAGCAGTTGCTTTAAATAATGGTTTTTCATACATATTGCTTTTATTAAATTCAATTCCATCTTTAATAGCATCTTCAGTGCTTTTAACTTCAATTTTTGCACCTACAAGTTTAGCAGCAAGGTTGATGTTATTTCCTTCACGTCCAATTGCTGATACTACTTCTTCTGGTTGCACAATTGCAAGATATGTATTTGTTCCTTTTTGGTAAAGTACGTCAATTACTTTAGCTGGTGATAAAGCATACTTAATGTATTCTTCTTTGTTATCACTATAACGCACGATATCAATTTTTTCACCATTAAGTGATTGTGACACAGCTAAAATACGTCTTGCACCTTCACCGAAAATCGATGAAATAACGTCATAATCAAAGCTTCTTTCAGGATTTGGTTGCACCGCAATTTTAGATTTAATACCAACATTTCTTTGGATTTTAACAATTAAAATATCTCCATTAGCAATTTCAGGAATTTCTCTTTTAATTGCATCTTCAATTTCTTTTGGAGAAATCATTGTTACTTCACAAATACTTAATTTGTTTTCTAAATTGATGTTTTCTAAGTAAACATCAATGTAGCTTCCAAGTTCCATTTTTGATTTTGTGTTAACTTTGTTTTTGAATAAAAATGCTGTTACACCATCTTCAAATTCAAGGTTAAATGAACCATTTTTGTATTTTGAAAGAATTTTTGCACTAAGTTTTGAACCAATAAGATCTTTGTAAGCTTCATAAGTTTTTAACTTAATTTGAGCTCTTAAAGACATATTAAATCCACTCATAATTGCATTTCTACTTTTTTCAGGAAGTGCTTCAAGTGAAAATTTAATAGAAACAACATCATCAACTTCTAATTTTTTCCCGTAAAGATCACGAGCTTCTGAAAGTTTAATAAATGAAATTCTAGTAGGATCAAGTTCGAATGCTTCATCACCATTAATTTTTTCTTCATCGTCAAATTCATATGAATCTTCAACTACTGAACCATTAACATTGTAAATGTAAACTTTCTTGTTTTCGGCATCTTCTACTAATTGAACTTCAACTTCAGGGTCGATGTTTTTAGCAATTGTTTTGTTAATTTCTGATTCGAAAATTTCTAAAATTTCCTTAAATTCTAATTTGTTGTTTCTTGCAAACCCTTCAATTACTTGATAAAATTCTGAATCTCTATTTGGGTTTGGGTTTAATAAATCGTTTTGGATTTTACTCATAAATACCTCTAAAATTTAATGTATTTTTCTGCTTTAGTAATATTGCTTTTGTTTAATTTGATTTTTCTAAAGTTACCTTTATTGTTTCATCTTACTAGAATTTCATCACCTAGATCTTCTAAAATTTCCACATTGAAAACATTTTGTCCTTCAAAACTTTTATGTAAATTAAAAGTTACCATTTGACCTATATAATTAGTTACATTGTCTAAATTAACATTTAAATCAGTCCCTTTTGAAAGCACAATAACATTTCATGAATCTTTAAATCATGTTTGACTTTCAAGAAAATCAACAATTTTTCTCGATTGTTCAGTAACTACATCTAATGAATCAGTATTGATTGTAATTTCTAAACTACTTTCCGGATCAAAAACCATTTTGGCATCTAAAATTAGGTCACCAAAGTGTTCATTTAAAATTTTTTTATAATCCATTTTTACCTCTTAAAAATATGAAAGAGTTGCTTGCGCAACTCCCTTAAAATATATGGAAATCTTTTTAATTATAACACATAAAAAAATATAGAAATGAACAATCTTAATAATTCAAAATAAATATTAAATAGCAAACGAAATGTCACACCCTTGAGTTTTAAAATTAAAAATCTACATCTTAGATAAAATTTTAATTAATAAAGGAGTGACTATGGGTGTCTTTAAAATAACAACACATAAAAAAACGAGCTATTATGAAGAAAGAAAAGCTCAAATAATAGCAGGTATTATAAGGTTTTGAAACAAAAGAACAAACAAAGAACTTGCTAGGATGTATCACGTCAGTGTCAGAACAATAATTAGATACAAACAAGAAATAAAACCATTTATAGAAAATGGTACTTTTAACGTTGCTCACAAAGGTAGAAAAAATGAAAATGCACTCAAATATAATGATGAAACTATAAATAAAATTATGTGTGATTATTATGATTTTTCTGAAGAATTTTTCCCTAAAAATGCAACTATTAATACCGCTCCTTTTTGACTTTATTATT
This genomic window from Mycoplasmopsis gallinacea contains:
- a CDS encoding Cof-type HAD-IIB family hydrolase; the protein is MEKERYLFAIDLDGTTLRSSQTGEIHDTTVNAIKRATAEGHIVCILTGRPWRSTKFIYDELGLKTIVSNYNGAHIHHPYEYEFIPYIKYLNLNEALYILGDEKVQAELTNIAIEGPDWVQLQHRDPNLEKVFGFENTPKFKEGLDFHKLPLMPTGIIFDVKQTTDVEKLRKYLKARYGDLAEFSYWSKGEGLSPVFDMTNITANKGKALSMLIRYYDIKVENTVAIGDGFNDVPMFKVANVSVAMANATKEVKKYASVKISKTNKEGGVGWYINKFLDNPEAEINKSSIFKQKLSKSVEIE
- a CDS encoding ribonuclease HIII, yielding MKYFDNLNHLNLATRNVVGVDETGVGDYFTPLIAAAAFLPNHLTEWAKKIGVKDSKKLSQKQINEIAPILINTIPHSVYTLTQSGYNSLSKVYNANEMKFFAHQKAINLLVDRYNLRVNHDIDLIIIDQYSTTNSILKYDNKILKLNNWAKLQDYEIDTLLINKAEEVHLSVACASIIARYTLNLKMQEQSQKWNFNFPLGASSKTKEAVSEFTLKFGEKALGEVAKLNFKK
- a CDS encoding adenine phosphoribosyltransferase, whose product is MDIKKLIRDVKDFPKPGILFKDISPLLANGEALSYTIDQIASHCKDVDVIVGPDARGFLFGTPTAAQLKKPFLMVRKPHKLPGEVISMNYDLEYGSNILEIQKGFIQKGQKVAIVDDVLATGGTTKAIIKLLESQGAIVSKIIVLLELKELKGRELLGKETEVISLIEV
- the infB gene encoding translation initiation factor IF-2, whose product is MSKKNTRISNVQDVKEQLSTTKTELKDGVFTFTGKLSISDFAEKTKINANEIIKKFFLKGQMYTLNQILEEEEIAELCLEYGFDFKKETNVDGTNFLDELVIIDDEKNLVKRAPIITVMGHVDHGKTTLIDKIRNSNIVASESSGITQHTGAYQIKHKGNKITFIDTPGHEAFTMMRARGAKVTDIVILVVAADDGVMPQTKEAISHAKAANVPIIVFVNKMDKPNKDLDRIKGELAENEVVIEEYGGDTQIVYGSALKGEGLNELFDAIMLLSELLDLKANPSRYPIGTVIESKIDRGVGSVSTIIVENGTLMKGDFLLAGSKYGRVRSIQDSYGNTLEKVEPGAPARISGLNYAPNAGDRFIGMSDEKLAKRLASQKEQFDKINSMNSRANMNNSGKKVINVIIKSDVHGTSEAIKGQIHGLENDEAMVNVISAAAGDVNGSDLLLAQASNAVIFAFNLKLQPAIKQNALNQGVQLIAHDVIYKIVDDIQTTLDGEKAPVYEERKIGEAHIIKVFFYSKVGKIAGCLQDTGVVKAGSKVKVYRKGKMIHEGVLDSLKRELNDAKEVVKGKDFGCHIKGFNDIEEDDLLEFYEDVRVN
- a CDS encoding YlxR family protein, which codes for MNKISYTRKCIITNEIVNHELLIRFDYNKSKNEVNLDLDRTLKGRGCYMLLNAENWAKAKKTKALNCAFRTNVSKETYDKIDTIIQEVLNEQEKYKN
- a CDS encoding NusA N-terminal domain-containing protein, with the translated sequence MSKIQNDLLNPNPNRDSEFYQVIEGFARNNKLEFKEILEIFESEINKTIAKNIDPEVEVQLVEDAENKKVYIYNVNGSVVEDSYEFDDEEKINGDEAFELDPTRISFIKLSEARDLYGKKLEVDDVVSIKFSLEALPEKSRNAIMSGFNMSLRAQIKLKTYEAYKDLIGSKLSAKILSKYKNGSFNLEFEDGVTAFLFKNKVNTKSKMELGSYIDVYLENINLENKLSICEVTMISPKEIEDAIKREIPEIANGDILIVKIQRNVGIKSKIAVQPNPERSFDYDVISSIFGEGARRILAVSQSLNGEKIDIVRYSDNKEEYIKYALSPAKVIDVLYQKGTNTYLAIVQPEEVVSAIGREGNNINLAAKLVGAKIEVKSTEDAIKDGIEFNKSNMYEKPLFKATAKNDRTKKARSQYFDNIEIDLQDFKADVQNFMESFTDELVNEPVKEVKAKPKAQTKLNENEIENWFSPENIQIEVEDEDEYDFIEQIDFEELLTKEEEETEAKAETAQEAPTAKKPVEKYKKAKVELKGFKVDNDLANYGLDGNLDLREFEDEWDE
- a CDS encoding ribosome assembly cofactor RimP — translated: MDYKKILNEHFGDLILDAKMVFDPESSLEITINTDSLDVVTEQSRKIVDFLESQTWFKDSWNVIVLSKGTDLNVNLDNVTNYIGQMVTFNLHKSFEGQNVFNVEILEDLGDEILVRWNNKGNFRKIKLNKSNITKAEKYIKF